Proteins co-encoded in one Bacillus sp. FSL H8-0547 genomic window:
- a CDS encoding class I SAM-dependent methyltransferase: MTNHYYSQQPEALSDRKSWTYTLRGNSFHFQSDRGVFSKNEVDFGSRLLINTFALPKTDGDLLDVGCGYGPIGIALAKEFGDRTVDMIDINERAVQLAKENAEANGVKNVRIRTSNLFENVDPSKKYAAILTNPPIRAGKKTVHEIFEKSYHSLCPGGELWVVIQKKQGAPSAMAKLSEMFKDVAAVKKDKGYYIIRAEKD; encoded by the coding sequence ATGACAAATCACTACTATTCACAGCAGCCGGAAGCTCTGAGTGACCGTAAGTCATGGACATATACGTTAAGAGGGAATTCCTTTCATTTTCAAAGCGATCGCGGCGTATTTTCCAAAAACGAAGTGGACTTTGGATCAAGACTGCTGATCAATACATTTGCTCTGCCAAAAACAGATGGTGATCTGCTTGATGTCGGCTGCGGCTACGGGCCGATAGGAATTGCACTTGCGAAGGAATTCGGAGACCGCACAGTTGATATGATTGACATCAATGAAAGAGCAGTCCAGCTTGCAAAAGAAAATGCAGAGGCGAACGGTGTCAAAAATGTCCGTATCCGCACAAGCAATCTTTTTGAAAATGTTGATCCTTCAAAAAAATACGCGGCTATCCTTACCAATCCGCCAATCCGTGCCGGGAAAAAAACAGTGCACGAGATTTTTGAAAAAAGCTATCATTCTCTTTGTCCGGGAGGAGAGCTATGGGTGGTTATTCAGAAAAAGCAAGGTGCCCCGTCTGCTATGGCCAAGCTTTCTGAAATGTTTAAAGATGTCGCTGCAGTCAAAAAGGATAAAGGCTACTATATTATCAGGGCAGAAAAAGATTGA
- the rplL gene encoding 50S ribosomal protein L7/L12 has product MTKEQIIEAVKEMTVLELNDLVKAIEEEFGVTAAAPVAMAGGAAGGEAAAEQTEFDVVLASAGAQKIKVIKVVREITGLGLKEAKELVDNTPKAIKEGIAKEEAEEIKGKLEEVGASVEVK; this is encoded by the coding sequence ATGACTAAAGAACAAATCATTGAAGCAGTTAAAGAAATGACTGTTTTAGAACTTAACGACTTAGTTAAAGCAATCGAAGAAGAATTTGGCGTAACTGCAGCTGCTCCTGTAGCAATGGCTGGTGGCGCTGCTGGCGGCGAAGCTGCTGCTGAGCAAACAGAATTTGACGTGGTACTTGCTAGCGCTGGTGCACAAAAAATCAAAGTTATCAAAGTTGTACGTGAAATCACTGGCCTTGGCTTGAAAGAAGCTAAAGAACTAGTTGACAACACTCCAAAAGCTATCAAAGAAGGAATCGCTAAAGAAGAAGCTGAAGAAATCAAAGGCAAACTTGAAGAAGTTGGCGCTTCTGTAGAAGTTAAGTAA
- the rplJ gene encoding 50S ribosomal protein L10 — protein MSSAIDTKKSIVEDITAKFRESKTTIVVDYRGLTVAEVTELRKTLRDAGIEFKVYKNTMTRRAVENVELTGLNDALTGPNAIAFSNDDVVAPAKILNDFAKKHEALEIKAGVIEGNIATVEQIKALADLPSREGLLSMLLSVLQAPMRNLALAAKAVADQKEEQGA, from the coding sequence ATGAGCAGCGCTATCGATACAAAAAAATCCATCGTAGAAGACATTACGGCTAAGTTTCGCGAAAGCAAAACGACAATCGTTGTTGACTACCGCGGTTTAACAGTTGCAGAAGTAACAGAACTTCGTAAAACTCTTCGTGATGCTGGCATCGAGTTCAAAGTTTACAAAAACACAATGACTCGCCGCGCAGTTGAAAATGTTGAACTTACTGGTCTTAATGACGCCCTTACAGGCCCAAATGCAATTGCATTCAGTAACGACGACGTAGTTGCTCCGGCTAAGATTCTTAACGACTTTGCTAAAAAGCATGAAGCGTTAGAAATCAAAGCAGGTGTAATCGAAGGAAACATTGCGACAGTAGAGCAAATTAAAGCTCTTGCAGATCTTCCATCACGCGAAGGCTTGCTTTCTATGTTGCTTAGCGTACTTCAAGCTCCAATGCGCAATCTTGCACTTGCTGCTAAAGCAGTTGCAGATCAAAAGGAAGAGCAGGGAGCTTAA
- the rplA gene encoding 50S ribosomal protein L1, translating to MAKRGKKYVEAAKLVDRAQAYGVQDAIELVKKTNTAKFDATVEVAFRLGVDPRKNDQQIRGAVVLPNGTGKTQRVLVFAKGEKAKEAEAAGADYVGDADYINKIQQGWFEFDVIVATPDMMGEVGKLGRVLGPKGLMPNPKTGTVSFDVDKAVKEIKAGKVEYRVDKAGNIHVPIGKVSFEDSKLVENFTTIFETLLKAKPAAAKGTYMKNVAVASTMGPGVKVDASSFGVK from the coding sequence ATGGCTAAAAGAGGTAAAAAGTACGTTGAAGCTGCTAAATTAGTAGACCGTGCTCAAGCTTACGGAGTTCAAGATGCAATTGAACTTGTAAAGAAAACAAACACAGCTAAATTTGATGCAACAGTTGAAGTTGCATTCCGTTTAGGCGTTGATCCACGTAAAAACGATCAGCAAATCCGCGGTGCAGTTGTTCTTCCAAACGGAACGGGCAAAACTCAGCGCGTACTTGTATTCGCTAAAGGCGAAAAAGCGAAGGAAGCAGAAGCTGCCGGAGCTGACTATGTTGGCGATGCTGACTACATCAACAAAATCCAGCAAGGCTGGTTCGAATTTGATGTAATCGTAGCTACTCCTGACATGATGGGTGAAGTTGGTAAACTTGGACGCGTCCTTGGACCAAAAGGCTTAATGCCAAACCCTAAAACTGGAACAGTTTCTTTTGACGTTGACAAAGCGGTAAAAGAAATCAAAGCCGGTAAAGTTGAATACCGTGTTGACAAAGCTGGAAACATCCACGTGCCAATCGGTAAAGTTTCTTTCGAAGACAGCAAGCTTGTTGAGAACTTCACAACAATCTTCGAAACACTTCTAAAAGCTAAGCCAGCTGCTGCAAAAGGTACTTACATGAAGAACGTTGCTGTTGCTTCTACTATGGGACCTGGCGTTAAAGTTGATGCTTCAAGCTTCGGCGTTAAATAA
- the rplK gene encoding 50S ribosomal protein L11 produces MAKKVIKMVKLQIPAGKANPAPPVGPALGQAGVNIMGFCKEFNARTADQAGLIIPVEITVFEDRSFTFITKTPPAAVLLKKAAGIESGSGEPNRNKVATVKRDKVREIAETKMPDLNAANVESAMRMVEGTARSMGIVIED; encoded by the coding sequence GTGGCTAAAAAAGTAATTAAAATGGTTAAGTTGCAAATTCCTGCTGGTAAAGCTAATCCAGCGCCGCCGGTTGGTCCTGCATTGGGTCAAGCTGGTGTTAACATCATGGGATTCTGTAAGGAGTTTAACGCTCGTACAGCTGATCAGGCTGGACTTATCATTCCTGTTGAAATTACGGTATTTGAAGACCGTTCATTTACATTTATTACAAAAACTCCGCCTGCTGCAGTATTGCTTAAGAAAGCAGCCGGTATTGAGTCTGGTTCTGGTGAACCAAACCGTAATAAAGTAGCAACAGTTAAGCGTGATAAAGTACGTGAAATTGCTGAAACAAAAATGCCTGACTTAAATGCGGCTAATGTTGAATCAGCTATGCGTATGGTTGAAGGTACTGCACGCAGCATGGGTATCGTCATCGAAGACTAA
- the nusG gene encoding transcription termination/antitermination protein NusG, with amino-acid sequence MEKNWYVVHTYSGYENKVKANLEKRVESMGMQDKIFRVIVPEEEETDFKNGKKKVTKKKVFPGYVLVEIVMTDDSWYVVRNTPGVTGFVGSAGSGSKPTPLLPEEVVTILKHMGMEEKRIEVDFELKESVKVIDGPFANFTGSIEEIDKDKGKVKVLVNMFGRETPVELEFSQVDKL; translated from the coding sequence ATGGAGAAAAACTGGTATGTAGTCCACACTTATTCCGGTTACGAGAATAAGGTTAAGGCCAATCTTGAAAAGCGTGTAGAATCAATGGGCATGCAGGATAAAATCTTCCGCGTCATCGTTCCGGAAGAAGAAGAAACAGATTTCAAAAACGGCAAAAAGAAAGTAACAAAGAAAAAAGTATTCCCTGGATATGTGCTTGTTGAGATCGTCATGACGGACGATTCATGGTACGTTGTCCGGAATACGCCGGGTGTTACAGGTTTCGTAGGATCAGCAGGATCAGGCTCTAAGCCGACGCCGCTTCTTCCTGAAGAGGTTGTAACGATCCTTAAGCATATGGGCATGGAAGAAAAACGCATTGAAGTGGACTTTGAACTGAAAGAGTCTGTCAAAGTAATAGATGGTCCTTTTGCCAACTTTACCGGATCAATTGAAGAGATTGACAAGGATAAAGGCAAAGTGAAAGTGCTTGTCAACATGTTCGGCCGCGAAACGCCGGTTGAGCTGGAATTTTCTCAAGTTGATAAATTATAA
- the secE gene encoding preprotein translocase subunit SecE has product MQRIVNFFKDVSREMKKVSWPKSKELTRYTITVIATVAFAVVFFAIIDYGISSLIRLVS; this is encoded by the coding sequence ATGCAGCGTATTGTTAATTTTTTCAAAGATGTATCCCGTGAAATGAAAAAGGTAAGCTGGCCAAAAAGCAAAGAACTGACGCGCTATACAATTACAGTTATTGCGACAGTAGCTTTTGCAGTTGTCTTTTTTGCCATCATCGACTACGGAATTTCATCGCTGATCCGCCTTGTATCTTAA
- the rpmG gene encoding 50S ribosomal protein L33: protein MRKKVSMACTDCGSRNYTTMKNTSSTEERLEFKKFCKACSAHTDHRETK, encoded by the coding sequence ATGCGTAAGAAAGTATCTATGGCTTGCACAGACTGTGGAAGCAGAAACTACACAACGATGAAAAACACGTCAAGCACAGAAGAGCGTTTAGAATTCAAGAAATTTTGTAAAGCTTGCAGCGCACATACGGACCACCGTGAAACAAAGTAG
- the sigH gene encoding RNA polymerase sporulation sigma factor SigH: protein MNTHFSMGKLSKEDFHALLDEQVVELVHNGNSDALDFLITKYRNFVRAKARSYFLIGADREDIIQEGMIGLYKAIRDFREDKLTSFKAFAELCITRQIITAIKTATRQKHIPLNSYVSLDKPIYDEESDRTLMDVISGAKVMDPEELIINQEEFDDIETKMGELLSDLERKVLVLYLDGKSYQEISEELNRHVKSIDNALQRVKRKLERYLELREINL, encoded by the coding sequence ATGAACACACATTTCAGCATGGGCAAACTCAGCAAAGAAGATTTTCATGCTCTACTGGATGAACAGGTTGTTGAGCTTGTTCATAACGGGAACAGCGATGCTCTGGATTTTTTAATCACCAAGTACCGCAATTTTGTCAGAGCTAAAGCAAGATCCTATTTTTTAATAGGGGCTGACAGAGAAGATATTATCCAGGAAGGGATGATCGGATTATATAAAGCAATCCGTGATTTCAGAGAGGACAAGCTTACATCGTTCAAAGCTTTTGCAGAGCTGTGCATCACTCGCCAGATTATTACCGCTATTAAGACCGCTACCCGTCAAAAACATATTCCTCTTAACTCATACGTTTCTCTGGACAAGCCTATTTATGACGAAGAATCTGACCGGACGCTTATGGATGTCATATCCGGGGCTAAAGTCATGGATCCGGAAGAACTGATTATTAATCAGGAAGAATTTGATGATATAGAAACGAAAATGGGAGAGCTATTAAGCGATCTCGAACGGAAAGTACTCGTGCTTTACCTGGACGGCAAAAGCTATCAGGAGATTTCAGAGGAGCTTAACCGCCATGTGAAATCAATCGATAACGCCCTTCAGCGTGTAAAACGCAAGCTTGAGAGGTATCTGGAACTGCGCGAGATCAATTTGTAA
- a CDS encoding NYN domain-containing protein, with the protein MDILLVDGYNIIGAWANLQSLKKENLAEAREVLIQKMAEYQAYTGYRVIVVFDAHQVKGIEKKQKNHRVEVIYTRENETADERIEKLAISLSNIKTQIHVATSDFTEQWAIFGQGALRKSARELLNEVEAIEKRIQKRVEKIKVNSPQSKIPITDDMLKLFEKWRRGGF; encoded by the coding sequence ATGGATATCCTCCTTGTTGACGGATATAACATCATCGGTGCATGGGCGAATCTTCAATCATTGAAAAAAGAGAATCTCGCAGAGGCTAGAGAGGTTCTTATTCAAAAAATGGCAGAATATCAAGCGTACACCGGATACAGAGTTATTGTTGTTTTCGATGCCCATCAAGTGAAGGGCATTGAGAAAAAACAAAAAAACCACAGAGTGGAAGTTATCTATACAAGAGAAAATGAAACAGCGGATGAGAGGATCGAAAAATTAGCCATCTCTCTGAGCAACATTAAAACACAGATTCATGTGGCAACATCAGATTTCACTGAACAATGGGCCATTTTTGGCCAGGGAGCCCTCCGCAAATCAGCAAGAGAGCTTCTGAATGAAGTGGAAGCCATTGAAAAGAGAATACAAAAGCGGGTTGAAAAAATTAAAGTAAACAGTCCCCAGTCAAAAATTCCGATAACAGATGATATGTTGAAATTGTTTGAAAAATGGCGCAGAGGCGGCTTCTAG
- the rlmB gene encoding 23S rRNA (guanosine(2251)-2'-O)-methyltransferase RlmB produces the protein MAEEYIIGRNTVIEALKSTRNVYKIWIAENSVKGQAQQIAQLAKEKGIIIQTVPKKKIDQMAEGNHQGVVAQVAAYEYAEVDDILKAAADKGEAPFILILDEIEDPHNLGSIMRTADATGAHGIIIPKRRAVGLTTTVAKLSTGAIEYIPVARVTNLARTIEELKERGVWIVGTDAKGSDDYRSMDGKMPLGLVIGSEGKGMGRLIKEKCDFLVNLPMAGRVTSLNASVAAGLLMYEVYRKRQPLGE, from the coding sequence ATGGCGGAAGAATACATTATTGGCCGCAATACGGTCATTGAAGCATTAAAATCAACGCGCAATGTATACAAGATCTGGATAGCCGAGAACTCAGTAAAGGGACAGGCCCAGCAGATTGCACAGCTTGCAAAAGAAAAAGGCATCATCATCCAAACTGTTCCGAAGAAAAAAATTGATCAGATGGCAGAAGGGAACCATCAGGGAGTTGTCGCACAGGTGGCTGCCTATGAATATGCCGAAGTCGACGATATCCTGAAGGCTGCTGCTGATAAAGGGGAAGCGCCGTTTATCTTGATTCTTGATGAAATCGAGGATCCTCATAATCTCGGCTCCATCATGAGAACAGCTGATGCAACAGGTGCTCACGGCATAATCATTCCGAAGCGGAGAGCGGTAGGCCTGACAACTACAGTAGCAAAATTATCAACAGGTGCAATTGAGTATATCCCGGTTGCAAGAGTGACAAACCTTGCGAGAACAATCGAGGAACTTAAGGAGCGGGGCGTGTGGATTGTGGGAACAGACGCGAAAGGCTCGGATGATTACCGTTCCATGGACGGTAAAATGCCGCTTGGACTCGTGATAGGCAGTGAAGGAAAAGGTATGGGAAGACTCATCAAAGAAAAATGTGATTTTCTGGTCAACTTGCCGATGGCTGGCCGGGTCACATCTCTTAATGCTTCAGTAGCAGCAGGCCTCCTGATGTATGAGGTCTACAGAAAGCGTCAGCCTTTAGGAGAATAG
- a CDS encoding Mini-ribonuclease 3, whose product MLRLEEVPNSKQMNSLALAYIGDAIYEVFVRHHLLAKGQVRPNQLHKLSTTYVSAKAQAAVLHELSKREAFSEEEMAIIRRGRNAKSGTVPKNTDVQTYRYSTAFEALIGYLHLEKREERLSEIIEASFELIENEGRK is encoded by the coding sequence ATGCTTCGCTTAGAGGAAGTACCAAATTCAAAACAAATGAACAGTCTGGCGCTTGCGTATATCGGTGATGCCATTTACGAGGTTTTTGTAAGGCATCACCTCCTTGCTAAAGGACAGGTGCGCCCAAACCAGCTGCATAAGCTTTCAACGACCTATGTTTCTGCAAAAGCCCAGGCAGCCGTTCTGCACGAGCTTTCAAAAAGGGAAGCGTTCAGTGAAGAAGAAATGGCGATTATCCGCCGGGGAAGAAACGCAAAATCAGGCACAGTGCCAAAAAATACAGACGTTCAAACGTACAGATACAGCACAGCATTTGAAGCTCTGATCGGCTATCTTCACCTTGAGAAGAGGGAAGAGCGCCTCTCGGAAATTATTGAAGCTTCTTTTGAACTGATAGAAAACGAAGGGAGGAAGTAA
- the cysS gene encoding cysteine--tRNA ligase, giving the protein MTIKLYNTLTRQKETFKPLEEGKVKMYVCGPTVYNYIHIGNARPAIVYDTVRKYLEYSGYDVNYVSNFTDVDDKLIKAANELGEEVPAIAERFIEAYFEDVTALGCDRADAHPRVTESMDIIIDFIEALVEKGFAYEAEGDVYYRTRAFKDYGKLSHQSVDELRVGARIEAGDKKQDALDFALWKAAKPGEISWDSPWGKGRPGWHIECSAMVHNHFGDTIDIHAGGQDLTFPHHENEIAQSEALTEKPFANYWLHNGYININNEKMSKSLGNFVLVHDIIKEHDPQVLRMFMLSVHYRHPINYSVDLLESTKNAFDRLQTSYTNLQHRSKSSSELTDDNEKWLGIISEQRNLFTEAMDDDFNTANAISVLFELSRQANYYLQEKNTSQEVILAFTSAFDELGAILGLKFGSAELLDAEIEELIEQRIQARKDRNFKLSDEIRDKLKEMNIILEDTPQGTRWKRG; this is encoded by the coding sequence ATGACCATCAAGTTATACAATACGCTAACCAGACAAAAAGAAACCTTTAAGCCCCTTGAAGAAGGAAAGGTAAAAATGTATGTGTGCGGACCAACGGTTTATAACTATATCCATATAGGAAATGCCCGTCCTGCGATTGTCTATGACACAGTCCGCAAATACCTTGAATACAGCGGGTATGACGTTAATTATGTGTCCAATTTTACAGATGTGGACGATAAGCTGATTAAAGCAGCAAATGAGCTTGGAGAAGAAGTTCCTGCGATTGCTGAACGGTTCATCGAGGCGTATTTCGAAGATGTCACGGCGCTTGGATGTGACCGTGCAGATGCTCACCCCCGCGTAACAGAAAGCATGGATATTATTATTGATTTTATTGAAGCGCTCGTTGAAAAAGGATTCGCCTATGAAGCCGAGGGTGATGTTTATTACCGCACGAGAGCTTTTAAAGATTACGGAAAACTCTCCCATCAGTCTGTAGATGAGCTTCGTGTAGGGGCAAGAATTGAAGCAGGAGACAAGAAACAGGATGCCCTGGATTTTGCTCTTTGGAAAGCTGCAAAACCGGGAGAAATTTCGTGGGATAGCCCTTGGGGAAAAGGACGTCCGGGCTGGCATATTGAATGCTCTGCGATGGTCCACAACCATTTCGGGGATACAATTGATATTCATGCAGGCGGACAGGACCTTACATTCCCTCACCATGAGAATGAAATCGCCCAATCGGAAGCATTGACAGAGAAGCCGTTTGCTAACTACTGGCTTCATAATGGGTATATTAATATTAACAACGAAAAAATGTCCAAATCACTTGGCAACTTTGTCCTGGTGCACGACATTATTAAAGAGCATGATCCCCAGGTTTTGCGGATGTTTATGCTGTCTGTTCACTACCGCCACCCAATCAATTATTCGGTCGATCTGCTTGAAAGCACGAAGAATGCGTTTGACCGTCTGCAGACGTCTTATACAAATCTGCAGCACAGATCAAAAAGCAGTTCTGAGCTGACTGATGATAATGAAAAATGGCTTGGCATCATTTCTGAACAGCGCAATTTATTCACAGAAGCGATGGATGATGACTTTAATACGGCAAATGCCATCTCGGTACTGTTTGAGCTCTCCAGACAGGCGAACTACTACCTGCAGGAGAAGAATACGTCACAGGAAGTCATTTTGGCCTTTACTTCAGCATTTGACGAGCTTGGAGCCATACTTGGCCTCAAATTTGGCAGCGCGGAACTACTGGACGCCGAAATTGAAGAATTGATTGAGCAGCGGATACAGGCCAGAAAAGACAGAAACTTCAAGCTGTCTGATGAAATCCGCGATAAATTGAAAGAGATGAATATCATTCTTGAAGATACGCCTCAAGGAACGAGATGGAAAAGAGGGTAA
- the cysE gene encoding serine O-acetyltransferase: MFKMLKEDIEVVFEQDPAARSYLEVILTYSGLHAIWAHRLAHAFFKRNMFFIARVISQVSRFFTGIEIHPGAKIGRRFFIDHGMGVVIGETCEIGDNVTVFQGVTLGGTGKEKGKRHPTILDNALIATGAKVLGSITVGAYSKIGAGSVVLRDVPDHSTVVGIPGKVVIRNGKRINQDMDHCNLPDPVADRFKELEAELISLKEEIAQLKEGKSQDDHQVIQYANQTKRNL; encoded by the coding sequence ATGTTTAAAATGCTGAAAGAAGACATAGAGGTCGTTTTTGAACAGGATCCGGCTGCAAGATCGTATCTGGAAGTGATACTTACTTATTCAGGACTGCATGCAATATGGGCTCACCGGCTCGCACATGCGTTTTTCAAACGGAACATGTTTTTTATCGCAAGAGTCATTTCACAAGTAAGCAGATTTTTCACGGGCATTGAAATTCACCCGGGTGCAAAGATCGGAAGGCGGTTTTTCATCGATCACGGCATGGGAGTTGTCATTGGCGAGACGTGCGAAATCGGCGATAACGTAACGGTTTTCCAGGGGGTGACTCTTGGCGGAACCGGAAAAGAGAAGGGTAAAAGGCATCCGACCATACTGGACAATGCTTTGATTGCGACAGGTGCTAAAGTGCTTGGTTCCATCACGGTCGGTGCTTATTCCAAAATCGGGGCGGGGTCTGTCGTGCTTCGTGATGTGCCGGATCATTCAACAGTTGTCGGCATTCCGGGCAAGGTCGTGATCCGAAACGGCAAGCGGATTAATCAGGATATGGACCACTGTAATCTGCCGGATCCCGTGGCAGACAGGTTCAAGGAACTTGAGGCAGAGCTCATAAGCCTGAAAGAAGAAATCGCACAATTGAAAGAAGGGAAGAGTCAAGATGACCATCAAGTTATACAATACGCTAACCAGACAAAAAGAAACCTTTAA
- the gltX gene encoding glutamate--tRNA ligase translates to MTNEVRVRYAPSPTGHLHIGNARTALFNYLYARNTGGKFIIRIEDTDKKRNIAGGEESQLRYLKWLGIDWDESVDTGGEYGPYRQSERNDLYKKYYDQLLAEGKAYKCYCTEEELEQEREEQTERGETPQYSGKCANLTPEEQQKLEAEGRMPSIRFRVPKEEVITFNDIVKEEISFETDGIGDFVIVKKDGTPTYNFAVAVDDHLMKMTHILRGEDHISNTPKQIMIFNAFGWDIPVFGHMTLIVNENRKKLSKRDESIIQFIEQYKELGYLPQALFNFIGLLGWSPGGEEEMFTKDQFAEIFDPARLSKSPAVFDTQKLLWMNNQYVKQLDADQLVELTLPHLVKAGKVSDSASAEELDWARKLIVLHQDKISYGAEITELTELFFKEEITYNREARNVLDEEQVPEVLTAFAEELDKLEAFTAEGIKAATKAVQKSTGHKGKNLFMPIRVATTGQTHGPDLPQAIELLGKETILARLKSANS, encoded by the coding sequence ATGACAAACGAAGTAAGAGTGCGATACGCTCCAAGTCCGACTGGACATTTACATATCGGCAATGCCCGGACAGCGCTGTTTAATTACCTTTATGCGCGCAATACCGGCGGAAAGTTTATTATCCGTATTGAAGATACTGATAAAAAGCGAAACATTGCAGGCGGCGAAGAAAGTCAGCTGAGATACTTGAAATGGCTTGGCATTGACTGGGACGAAAGCGTTGATACCGGCGGAGAATACGGCCCGTACAGACAATCAGAGCGCAACGATCTTTATAAAAAATATTACGATCAGCTGCTTGCAGAAGGAAAAGCGTACAAATGCTACTGCACAGAAGAGGAGCTTGAGCAGGAGCGGGAAGAACAGACTGAGCGCGGTGAGACTCCGCAATACTCAGGAAAATGTGCAAACCTGACACCTGAGGAGCAGCAGAAGCTTGAAGCTGAAGGAAGAATGCCGAGCATCCGCTTCCGCGTGCCAAAGGAAGAAGTCATCACGTTCAATGACATCGTGAAAGAAGAGATTTCATTTGAAACAGACGGCATCGGCGATTTCGTCATTGTTAAAAAAGACGGTACGCCGACTTACAACTTTGCTGTAGCAGTTGATGACCACCTTATGAAGATGACGCATATCCTTCGCGGAGAAGACCACATCTCCAATACACCGAAACAGATCATGATCTTCAATGCGTTCGGATGGGACATTCCTGTTTTCGGCCATATGACGCTGATTGTTAACGAGAACCGTAAAAAACTCAGCAAGCGTGATGAATCAATCATCCAGTTTATTGAACAGTATAAAGAACTCGGCTATCTGCCGCAGGCCCTTTTCAACTTTATCGGGCTGCTTGGCTGGTCTCCGGGCGGAGAAGAAGAAATGTTCACGAAAGATCAGTTTGCAGAGATCTTTGATCCTGCAAGGCTGTCTAAATCGCCGGCTGTTTTTGATACACAGAAATTGCTGTGGATGAACAATCAGTATGTCAAACAGCTTGATGCGGATCAGCTTGTTGAATTGACTCTTCCGCACCTTGTAAAAGCAGGAAAAGTATCTGATTCGGCATCTGCAGAAGAGCTTGACTGGGCCCGCAAACTGATTGTCCTTCATCAGGATAAAATCAGCTATGGCGCAGAAATCACAGAATTGACCGAGCTTTTCTTTAAAGAGGAAATTACCTATAACCGCGAAGCGCGCAATGTGCTGGACGAAGAGCAGGTGCCTGAAGTGCTGACAGCATTCGCAGAAGAGCTTGATAAGCTTGAAGCGTTCACGGCTGAAGGCATTAAAGCTGCAACGAAGGCGGTGCAGAAATCAACAGGCCATAAAGGCAAAAATCTGTTTATGCCGATCCGCGTGGCAACAACTGGCCAGACTCATGGGCCGGACCTGCCGCAGGCAATCGAACTTCTTGGTAAAGAAACGATTTTAGCAAGATTAAAAAGTGCGAACAGTTAA
- the ispF gene encoding 2-C-methyl-D-erythritol 2,4-cyclodiphosphate synthase has protein sequence MFRIGQGFDVHQLTEGRPLIIGGIEIPYEKGLLGHSDADVLLHTVADACLGAIAAGDIGKHFPDTDPEFKDADSAKLLQHVWQLVKEKGYVLGNIDCTIIAQKPKMAPYIDQMRERIAELLEADADQVNVKATTTEHLGFTGRGEGIASQASVLIVKK, from the coding sequence ATGTTTAGAATCGGACAGGGTTTTGATGTGCACCAGCTGACAGAGGGACGCCCCCTTATCATTGGAGGCATTGAAATTCCATATGAAAAAGGCCTTCTCGGCCATTCTGATGCAGATGTGCTGCTTCACACAGTGGCAGACGCCTGCCTTGGAGCAATAGCAGCAGGTGATATCGGAAAGCATTTTCCGGACACCGACCCTGAGTTTAAGGATGCTGATTCTGCCAAGCTGCTTCAGCATGTCTGGCAGCTTGTAAAAGAAAAGGGCTATGTACTCGGCAACATTGATTGTACGATTATTGCCCAAAAACCGAAGATGGCTCCCTATATTGATCAAATGAGAGAACGGATCGCAGAACTTCTGGAAGCTGATGCAGACCAGGTGAATGTGAAGGCGACAACGACCGAACATCTTGGCTTCACCGGACGCGGAGAAGGAATTGCGTCACAGGCTTCTGTTCTGATTGTGAAAAAATAA